ATACTTGGACAACCTTGGACAACTTTTGGACAAGTTACAAAAGACTTAAAAGAAGAAGATCTGAATTATTTAGAACTTGCTGATAAACATAAAAAGTATTTAAACTTACTAACAGAAGGGCAAAACTGGAAGGATTTGCCTAATGATATTAAAGAAAAAGCCATGGGGAAGTCTTTTAAGCTAGGTGGAGGAAAGACGGGATTTTATAGAAGAATATCTTATGATAAGCCTGCTCCTACCCTTGTTACTAGTCCAACAATGCCGGCTACCATGTTAGTGCATCCTGAAAAATTAAGACCATTAGCTATAGAAGAATATCGCAGGCTGCAACAATTTCCTGACAATTGGGAGTTTGCTGGACATATAAGAGAACAGTATAAACAAATAGGAAATGCTGTCCCTATTGGTATGGGATATGTGGCAGGAAAGACTATACTAGACTTTTATAAAGGGGATTATAATCCTGAAAGAGAAAAAAACAATAGTATACCATACTCGAGGTACAAGAACTGTTCAGATTTTGAATTCATACCTGAATTTTATAAAAAAGTGCAAAAAGAAAAGGAAATGTTTGGAAATAAGAACTTAGATAATATTAGTGATTCTGCTAATGGGTTTGAACAACTTGCACTATTTAAATCGAATTAAGTCTTTTTGTGGAAGGTAAAATGAGTAGTGATTGTTGCTTCTATTAATGGTTAATATTTAAGGAGGGAAGCACATGAGAGACATTGAGGTAGACTTTTTAGGGGAAGTTATAAAAGAAGGAATTAAAGGTGTAGGAAAGCACACTTTTAATAAGGTTACCACTTTGAGAGAAACCTTTGAAGATTTTAGCACTATTACAAAGGAAGAGTTAATAGAATTAGGAATTAAAGAAGAAATAGCAATAAATATTTTTGAAAAAATCAACGAGTTAGATTTTAAAAAAACGGTTGAGGTTTTGTTTACCGAATATATAATAAAAGATTTTCTAAATAAAAGCTATGAAAAAATCAATGAATTAGATTTGAATGATTTAGACATAAATATTTTTTTAATTAAAGCATTAGCTTTTTCTAAAGCTGAAGAAGTGATAGAATTTTACATACATCAACGAATTACGAGATCGGTGGTTACGAGTTGGGGAATTTGTTTAGAAAAAATATGTGTATTTTCAGGGGCTAAAAAGATACCTGAAAATGAGAATGTAGAAGATCAAGGAGAAAAATTTGATATTAAAAAGTCGTATGATGATATTGACTATTATATACAATTGAAATCTGGGCCAAATACTATGAATGTTCAAATGGTTAAAGCTTTAAATAGAATGATTGAAAAAATTGAGCAAAAAAATGATAATGTAAAAGCTATTTTAGGTATGACATACGGAAAAAATTCGGCTATCTCAGGTCAAATTAAAAAATACTTAGAAGATTTTGATGACAGAGCTTATATTGGTAAAGAGTTTTGGAATTTAATAAGTGGGAAAGAAAACTTCTATTCAGAGCTTTTTGAAATAATTGATAAACTATCTTATGAAGTCAAAGATTATACCTTCTTTGAGTTAGTAGAGAAAAAGAAAAAGGATTTAGAAGAAGAATGGAGAGATAAATATGGAAACTTAGGGGAAAAGGGTTTCAAAGAATTTATTAACACCTATCTTGAATAGAACGGACTTTGTTGGCTATTGAAGAAGTTTTTTTTTGATTTAAAAGGATTACTTCCAAATTTGTTGAATTAGTTCATCGAATTGAACTGAGTTAAGAAATTTAATATTGCGAGGTGAACCAATGGGTTATAAACTGTATGATTTAGAAGATAATGAAGTTACGGGTGAAAATGAAAAGCTCCAAGAGAAATCAATTTGGCATGATAAAGGTAACGAGAAAGAAAAAGTATTTGTAAAAAAATATGGGAAAGAGCTTAAAGTTAGGATGAACCCACAAAAGGTTACAGACCCTACTGTACCAGATCTTGAACAAAATAAGGTTGATTATACCATCTTAGCTGATTTAAAATGTCAAAACACACCTATTTTTAGAGCAAAAAAATATTATGGAATAGATGACCCAACTTATGCAGTGACTTTTAATTTAAAGGACGCATTTAATTATGGTTCTTATGGAAATAATTATACTAACTTGAAATCTATTTCTGGGTGCATTGGGTTGCTGTGAAAATGGAAACTGAGTTTAATAGTATAACTTATACATATTCAGTAAAACCACTACAAGGTGTTTGGGAAGTAGACTATTCATGGATTGAGAGTGAACGGCATAACCTAAATATTCATTGGTATAATCAACGCGACCCTAAATGGATCGACATTAATAGTCCGGAAGGGAGAAAATTAGTTGAATTTGAACCGAGGCTTAAGCAGAAGAATAGTAATAAAGTATATTCGATAAAGGATAATCGTGGTAACGCTACTTGTAGTTATGTGTTAGATTTAAGAAAATTAAACGAAGTTATTAGGGAACTGTAATAATTTTAAAAATCACTTGAGAACCAGTTAAAGGAGCAACTATATTTTTAAAGCTAGAAGGGAATTAATAATTTCGAGCTATTGTCAAGTAGTATGAATTCTAAGTATGATTTTGCAGAAATCCAGGATAATTAGAACGAGAAGTGTTACAATAAAAATTCAAACTTATTAAAACCTTCATTGGAAAGTGTTTACGAGGCTTTATCTC
The Natranaerofaba carboxydovora genome window above contains:
- a CDS encoding TdeIII family type II restriction endonuclease; amino-acid sequence: MRDIEVDFLGEVIKEGIKGVGKHTFNKVTTLRETFEDFSTITKEELIELGIKEEIAINIFEKINELDFKKTVEVLFTEYIIKDFLNKSYEKINELDLNDLDINIFLIKALAFSKAEEVIEFYIHQRITRSVVTSWGICLEKICVFSGAKKIPENENVEDQGEKFDIKKSYDDIDYYIQLKSGPNTMNVQMVKALNRMIEKIEQKNDNVKAILGMTYGKNSAISGQIKKYLEDFDDRAYIGKEFWNLISGKENFYSELFEIIDKLSYEVKDYTFFELVEKKKKDLEEEWRDKYGNLGEKGFKEFINTYLE
- a CDS encoding DNA cytosine methyltransferase codes for the protein MDNYNTISLFSGAMGLDIGLEQAGFDIKVCIEVDKVACETINKNTNIPVINDDIYNITSDEILNEGRLKKDEVFLIAGGPPCQAFSTAGERRGFSDIRGNVILNFLRIIKEIKPKFFIMENVRGLLSTKIYTLPEEYIDEYKDILKIKGGIVYFLYNELKKYGYTISFSLFNSANYGVPQKRERIIMFGNLGEKRIPLPSPTHSEDGILGQPWTTFGQVTKDLKEEDLNYLELADKHKKYLNLLTEGQNWKDLPNDIKEKAMGKSFKLGGGKTGFYRRISYDKPAPTLVTSPTMPATMLVHPEKLRPLAIEEYRRLQQFPDNWEFAGHIREQYKQIGNAVPIGMGYVAGKTILDFYKGDYNPEREKNNSIPYSRYKNCSDFEFIPEFYKKVQKEKEMFGNKNLDNISDSANGFEQLALFKSN